In Eschrichtius robustus isolate mEscRob2 chromosome 2, mEscRob2.pri, whole genome shotgun sequence, a single window of DNA contains:
- the TMEM161A gene encoding LOW QUALITY PROTEIN: transmembrane protein 161A (The sequence of the model RefSeq protein was modified relative to this genomic sequence to represent the inferred CDS: inserted 1 base in 1 codon), translating into MRETPCPPDLSPGSKPDDWLDGLLVRPNSGFDWSTSSXCSELQAHGSRHSAPAGNMAVLGVQLVVTLLTATLMHRLAPHCSFARWLLCNGSLFRYKHPSEEELRALAGKQRPRGRKERWANGYSEEKPLSVPRDTPFQLETCPLTAVDALVLRFFLEYQWFVDFAVYSGGVYLFTEAYYYVLGPAKETNIAVFWCLLTIAFSIKVFLTVTRLYFSAEEGGERSVCLTFAFLFLLLAMLVQVVPEETLELGLEPGLASMTQNLEPLLKTQGWDWALPLVKLAIRVGLAAVGSMLGAFLTFPGLRLAQTHHDALTMSEDRPMLQFLLHTSFLSPLFVLWLWTKPMARDFLHQAPFGSTSFSLLSDSAFDSLRLWMLVALCLLRLAVTRPHLQAYLCLAKARVEQLRREAGRIEAREIQRRVVRVYCYVTVVSLQYLSPLILTLNCTLLLKTLGGYSWGLGPVPPLSPTPSSARDGPVGPEEDEAQQTVALIAGVLGSLLTPLFLRGVLAFLIWWIATCQLLSSLFGLYFHQHLAGS; encoded by the exons ATGCGAGAGACTCCTTGTCCTCCTGATTTGTCCCCCGGCTCCAAGCCTGACGATTGGTTGGATGGGCTGCTTGTCAGACCAAACTCGGGTTTTGATTGGTCGACTTCAA TGTGCTCCGAGCTCCAGGCCCATGGGTCCCGGCACAGCGCTCCAGCAGGCAACATG GCTGTCCTTGGAGTGCAGCTGGTGGTGACGTTGCTCACTGCCACCCTCATGCATAGGCTTGCACCACACTGCTCCTTCGCGCGCTGGCTGCTCTGCAATGGCAG TCTCTTCCGATACAAGCACCCTTCCGAGGAAGAGCTTCGGGCCCTGGCGGGAAAGcagaggcccagaggcaggaaggagcG gtGGGCCAATGGCTATAGTGAGGAGAAGCCGTTATCCGTGCCCCGAGACACCCCTTTCCAGCTGGAGACCTGTCCCCTCACAGCCGTTGATGCCCTCG TCCTGCGCTTCTTCCTGGAGTACCAGTGGTTTGTGGACTTCGCGGTGTACTCGGGTGGCGTGTACCTCTTCACAGAGGCCTactactatgtgctgggcccgGCCAAGGAGACCAACATCGCTGTGTTCTGGTGCCTGCTCACCATCGCCTTCTCTAT CAAGGTGTTCCTGACTGTGACCCGGCTGTACTTCAGTGCAGAGGAGGGGGGCGAGCGCTCAGTCTGCCTCACCTtcgccttcctcttcctcctcctggccATGCTGGTGCAGGTGGTGCCGGAGGAGACCCTTGAGCTGGGCCTGGAGCCAG GCCTGGCCAGTATGACCCAGAATTTGGAGCCACTTCTGAAGACACAGGGCTGGGACTGGGC TCTTCCTCTGGTCAAGCTGGCCATCCGCGTGGGGCTGGCGGCAGTGGGCTCCATGCTGGGTGCCTTCCTCACCTTCCCAGGCCTGCGGCTGGCCCAGACCCACCATGATGCACTGACCATGTCGGAAGACCGGCCCATGCTGCA GTTCCTTCTGCACACCAGCTTCCTGTCCCCCCTGTTTGTCCTGTGGCTCTGGACCAAGCCCATGGCGCGGGACTTCCTGCACCAGGCTCCCTTTGGGAGCACGTCCTTTTCTCT GCTGTCCGACTCGGCCTTCGACTCGCTGCGTCTCTGGATGCTGGTGGCACTGTGCCTGCTGCGGCTGGCGGTGACCCGGCCCCACCTGCAGGCCTACCTGTGCCTGGCCAAGGCTCGAGTGGAGCAGCTGCGGCGGGAGGCCGGCCGCATCGAGGCCCGAGAGATCCAACGGCGG GTGGTGCGGGTGTACTGCTACGTGACAGTCGTGAGCCTGCAGTACCTGAGTCCGCTCATCCTCACACTCAACTGCACGCTGCTGCTCAAGACGCTGG GCGGCTACTCCTGGGGCCTGGGCCCCGTTCCCCCGCTGTCCCCGACCCCGTCCTCAGCCCGCGATGGCCCGGTCGGCCCCGAGGAGGATGAGGCCCAGCAAACCGTGGCCCTGATCGCCGGGGTCCTGGGCAGCTTGCTCACGCCACTCTTCCTCCGCGGCGTCCTTGCCTTCCTCATCTGGTGGATCGCCACCTGCCAACTGCTCTCCAGCCTCTTCGGCCTGTACTTCCACCAGCATCTGGCGGGCTCCTAG